The following is a genomic window from Mus pahari chromosome 1, PAHARI_EIJ_v1.1, whole genome shotgun sequence.
TATTAGTTCGTAAAATAACGatagagtttaaaaataaacagcccAGTATCAATGACCTGATGATGCCAGCAAtgtcccctgccccaccctaGTTCCACCCCCGAGTAGtcattttttaagattaatttgtattatttattattgcatgCTTTAATTTCATGCATATGAGTGCTTGCcagcttatgtgtatgtgtatcatgtgcatgcagtacccgaggaagccagaagagggcactagatcctctggaactggagttacagatggtagtgagtgtctatgtgggtgctgggaaccaaacactggTCTCCTGGAGAAACAGCCAATGCTTTTTAACTGAGCTgttatctctccaaccccacagaACAGTCTTCTTAAACTTGGGCTTGCATCAGAGTCACTCCCAGAGTTTCTGATCAGCAGATATAAGCTGCAGCTGGCTGAGTTTGAGCATATCCGATTCCACCAGAGACTGGCATGTCACTATCCCGTGGGAAAACACTCAGAAGTTCACTGCTCTTTGGATGAGTCCCTCTGTAACGCCCCTGGCACTTAAGCACTGTATGTTTTAATGACTGGCTCTGCTCCTGTTTGTGTTTCTCTACTTTGTCTCTCCAACATATCTACAGCACAGATTTGCTAATATGTTTAGCTCCCCCGCTGAATAAAAGTTCTCActgagtgggctggagagatggctcggaggttaagagccctgtcttctttttcagaggccctgagctcaagtcccagcaaccacctggtggctcacaaccagatctatattgggatctgatgccctcttctggcatgcaggcatatatgcagatagagcactcatatacattaaataaataaatctttttttaaaagttctcacTGAACATTTTCTTGGTCTTGGACACTGAGTCACTGGGAATTTGTCCTGACCACATGAGGGTAGGAAGTTACATTCTAGTACACAACTTGACAGTcagttttattgttattgttgttgctgacAGACACTCAGCTGTGTCATTGTAATACCACAGTAGCTGCAGGTAGTGTGAGAAGGGACGGGTGTGGCTTTGTGTGGCTGACAACACTTTGCTTACTGACATAGGTGGTGGGTCAGGTCATGTTATAGACTGAGGGTCTCTGTTGTAGACAATAAAGCACAGGCAATAAGCAGAATACAGACAGCCTTCTGGCGTCCTTGGGTCCCCCATCCAGACTCAAGCAACCTTTTTGAAACTATTTATGAGAAATAGCACCTGTACTGAGCATGTGCAGATTCTTTTCTAGTCATTATTGTCCAGATAACATAGCACGGCAGTTACATAGCATGTATGCTGCATTGGATATTATAAGTAATATAGAGATGATCTGAAAGTATAGAGGAGGATttgagctgggcatagtggtgcatacctgtaatcccagatctcaggaagctgaggcagggggattgtaaGCTCTGGGACACCCTGGATTATGTGGAAAGACAGacccaatctttaaaaaaaaaagtttgctaaAGTATGATAAATGGGAGAATATCCATTAATTATATGCAAACACTGTAGCCTTTTAATATAAAGGACTTGAGTGTCCATGGATTTGAGTATCTATGGGACTCCTGAATCCAAATGGTCTCACACATACAGAGGGAAAAACCAGATGTTAAGTACTACAGAGAAAACCAGAGCCGGAAAGGAGGGTGAGGAGAACTTGCAGTTTTAGCTGAGGTATGATGAATGAGCTACAAGATGGGGACTTTGGATTGAAGGCTTGCAGGAAgtgaaggaggaagccaggtggtTCCCTGGAGGTCAGAACACTCCAGCGGGCAGAGGCACAGCACCTAGGAAAGCCACAGCGTGGATGCTCCTGGCTCCTGGACCACTCTGCGTGCCTGAATGCCCAAGGCACAGCGGGACGCTGTGTTATATTAACTGGTACAGCCAAGAGAGCAAAGCCCAGCAGAATGCTTCGTCATCTGCTATAAAGATTGCTCTTTTTCTCCGAGTACAATAAGAGTCTCTGGTAGGTCCTACAACTCCTTGAAGGTGTGTAATTATCATTCGATTTCTTTTCTCCTCAATGACAGCCTGCGTCTCTTGACTTTCCATTTGGCAGAAGCAGCAGGCATGGAGCATGTGCAGTATCGTATAACCTCCAAGGGGCAGATATACTCCCCCATTGTATAGTGGAGGAGAGGAAAGTTAGAGGGTTTAGTAAGGGGAAGCAAGAAGGCTCGGCAAGTAAACTGTGTACGTAGGTATGAGGACTGAGCTGAGCTGCTCCGCGGTGCTGCATGCCTGCAATCTCcttgctgggaaggcagaggcaggagaattgctggggttgcaggccagctagtctagccagaCTGATGAACCCTAGGTGAGAGTTCGGAGTAAGAGACCCTACCTAtaatcacacaccacacacacacacacacacacacacacacacacacacacacacacacacacacacacgtgggtgAGCAGGCGTGGTGTCAGAGGTTAAATGACTTGGTCAAGGTTACAGAGCTAGTACTTGTTATCTGGGATTCGACCTCCTGTCTGTCTTAATACAGAGACCTTAACACTTAATTATACTGTTGGACAGTGTTTTAATTCTTTAGGGATAGTGGAGACCCTGTGGCTTTTGGACCgtaaaattaaaaactctttGCCAAGCTTGGGTGCGTGCATATCAATCAAGCCAAAATGAGGACTGCTCTGCGAACTGGGGAGGAAGGCTCCTTTTTTCTGGAGATCTCAGACCAAGCCACTGACAGCTCATTTATGTGATTCGGCTGCAGTTTGACATTCATAGTACAAGACTTGCATACAATTAGTCTGATCGTTCTCACACAGTctcttggaaaaaagaaaagcctttggAATTTTCCCTCTGTCTGGCCTTCTGCATGATGTAACCACGGCTTTATTTAGTTGGTTGTCTACCCCGGAATAGTGTGGTCTGCTGCCGTCTGCATCACTGTAGGCTGATTGAGGTCTTGTTTTCCTGGAGGGCAGATGCTGTTGCGCAGACCTGCTCGGTGGCTCTCCTCCCTCAGGATCATTCAAGCGAGCAGAACACGAAGGCAGAATTTCTTCTGTGCATGACAATGATTGCTCCAAGAGTAAGCTGGAGTCCTGTTAAATATGCAATGCAAATGGATTGTAAATGAGAAGCCTCCTCCGCAAGGGTCGGGAGGTCTGAACTCTGGGGGCCTCTCCATCCCTTCTTATCACCTGGCTCATGAACCTGACATCCCTTTTACAATCATCTTTTCTGGCCACCCAAGAGCTCCTAATGAGGGCAGGAGCTGCCAGCTCGTGTAACCCCTTCAGACACCTGGTGATTGGAAACTGGAGAGACAGCAAGCATTCGATGCTCTGTCAGATGCCCTGAGTTATCATCAGCTGCCTGCTGGGCTTTGAGAAGGGCTGGGAAGGCGGCGAGAAGGCTGGCTAGCTATTGTCtgtgcctcctcctcccactctgaGCTGCGTGAGGCAGCCAGGGATGGCTGGATTTGGGCTCTCACGCAGCTGCCTTCTCTGACCCTCGCTGGGTGCCTGCCTCAGCTCAGAGAATCGGTCTCTGCAGGGATTTGGGATGAGAGCTAAGAGCCTGCTCCCCGGGTTGAAGATCAATGAgcctttgattttgtttcttcttccagtcTAGCCCACTGTCTTTGCCTATAGCTTAAGAAACCCCAATCTAAGAGGCCTTTCAGATTGAAAAGTGAACTGGTCTGTAGGAAATTGTGGTTAGTAGAGAAAGACAAGTCACCAAAGATCCAGCTGTCTCCAAGGACACCCTGTGgtatcttttcccttttttctttggatttttctttcttcatttttccacCCTGACTGGTGTTGAGGCTGGAACtctgggctttgtgtgtgtgtgtcaaggcaCACTGGAGCTACCCTCAGCCTCagcttatttctttgttttgtagagGCAGGTACTTGACAGCTGTCAATCTGTAGGTAGCAGAGGAAACCTAGAGTGGACAAAGTCCCAAGTGAATGTGTTGTTGACATGGGCAACCCTCGGCAAGGACCCCAAGACACTGGACCTATGGGAAATTGGCAAAGCCAATTCCCACATGGACCAGGCTCAAGAAGGGCGACAAAGCTCTCCTCTGGGTCTGAGTGTTTACAGATGATTGGTCAGTGTGTGCAAAGACTAGCAACTGGagcttcctcttcccctccctaaTACTTACAGTCTGAGACTGCTCACTTACAGAGACTTATTACTGAGGTTAGCTAACCCTAATCCCTGTGCTGTCCCTAATGAACACACCAGGGTTCTAGGTTGCCAGAGGTAGTAGGTGCCTTACAGAGAGCATACTCCcacctgagggagggagggagggagagagagagagagagagagagagagagagagagagagagagagagccctttcAAGACTCAGTGCATGTGGGGACCAGCATGTATATATAGCACAGTCTGTACTAGGCACAGTGCTTAGTTCTTTGCCTGTACTGATAGGTTTTTCTCTCCGTgtatagatggggaaactgatACTCAGGGGGCTGTACTGACTGAGGCACACGGACAGACATGGacctggagagggagctgagggtTCTAGATCTGGATTGCAGGCAGCTGGAGGCAGCTGGAAGAGACACTAGGCCAGGCACGagtgtttgaaacctcaaagcccatcccctgtgacacacttcctctaacaagaccacgcctaccccaacaaggtcacacctactcccaaAAGACCACACCTGCCAATAGTGCCACTAACtgtgagtctatgggagccattttcattcaaaccaaccCATGAACTTACCCATGGTGATTTGGCTTGGTGCACGGGCATAACTGGAATCTGATTCCTGTTCTGTTGAATCTAAAGCTTACGCCATTAGCCGTTGTGCCCACACTGAGGCTGTAGGAACTGAAGTGACTTCATCTTGAGGGGTAGGAATGCTTTCCCTCCAGCCTTCAGCAAACACAcagcttccatttctcttctgccTTGGAGCTACCAGCTTTCCCACGGGGTTCGCCTTGGCTATGATATGGTTTACCAGATTTCCTCAACTCGTGATGTTAGACTAACCTGGGCTTGATATAATCTCTTCTCAAGTGACAGGTTAGGAGACTTTCTGTGACACTGGTTTTTCTAGACGTGATGGACAGGCAAATATTAGGATGGAGGTGCTTTTATATCTAGGTTTCTTCAACAAGGATATTGTTCTGCAGGTTTCCAGAGAGGGCCTCCTGCCTGGGACATGAGCCCGAAAGTCAATGCAAAGGGTTATTTCTATAGCTTTGTTATTAGTGAGTCTTGGACACAGGGTGCATtggccagccccagccccagccccatcctATCAGCAGATTATATCTCTAGAGTGTTTATTGTGGAAAGAGCTGGAGGTTATGTCTCTGGTCAGTGTTCAACAAATACTTGCTGAACATAAGAGTTTAAACAAGAGTGGGCTAAAGttatagctcagtagttaagaacattcacagctcttgcagaggacctgggttcagttcccagttcccagtggcactcacagctgtctctaactctagttccgaGGAATCTGTCATCTTCTGGTCttcacaggcagcaggcatgaggtggtgcacatgtatacattcaaacactcatatatacaaaataataataacaagctTTTTAAAGGGGCAGCGTCTCCTCCCTAACTATTCAGTAGTCCCAGCTCTGTGTATTGACTTGGGCCAACCTTGCCTTTCTCCAGCCAGCACACTTGGTAATAGGAAGAAATGCTAgagcttcttgttttttttttttttttttttgagaacccCGTGGTGACCTATAAGGTAATTCCTATTCCATGTTGATGGCCTTTTCCAGtttaacaaaaggaaataaagcaaTCTTAGAGAGGTAAATTCAGGTACCCAAACTCTTCATATGCTGGGGTCAGAGGGGCTTGAGTTAAATATAGGTGTGACTGACTCCTGTCCTATGTTGATCATGTCCAGCTTTCCTGAGAGTGCAGATCTCCCCTCCGCCTTTATTCATTCGGTTGTTTTTCAAATCCTTTCATTGTGGGAGGCTCTTCCCCCGACACCATGAGGGTTCACTGTGTGAGTAAGACTCTCCACACACTGGTTCACAAACCTGCTGTGAGGGCAAGAACAGTGAGCACTAGGGACGTGAGGACACCAGCAACATGGGAGAGGTCACTTCTAACCTTAGGGTCACCAAAGGCCCCCAAAAGGCCAAGGCATTGGTGGACTGTGGATGGGCAGGAACTTAACACTAGTGGGAAGCCTGCCCGCCCCTTGCTGGGACTCTGCGAGCCGCTTTGTCTCTTTTATACTTTGAAAGATAAATGGAAACTTTCATGGGCTTCTGTCTTCTGAACTCCACTCTTCCTACCCAGCCGGAGGGCTCGTTCTAAAATGTAAATCAGACTACATCGATACTCCCCTGCTTCTCCTATTCCAAGATTTCTCAGTCTTTCAACTGAAGTCCTAAGTCCTCAAACCCATTCTCTGTGTCTGCTGTAGGTGCTCTTCTCTTTttagaactctctctgtctctctgtttcgccctctctctgtctttctctgtctctctgtgtgtgagagagagacagagaaagacagagagacagagagagacagagagacagtatgcATCAGGAGAACAGCCTCAGGCATCAGATACTGCTGTCTAtcttatttgaaacagggtctcttgtttgccCCCTGGGAGCACCAGGCTGGCTGTCTTACATGCTGCTGGAGAGTTGTCTGTTTGCCATCGGGGATTGCAGCTACACGTGGGCCCTGCTCTAAGGATCTGAACCCAGGCTTTCATGCTGGTGCAGCAAgttctttaaccactgagccatccctccggCCTCCCCTCCCCGGTGCCTCATCATCTACTATTTGCTGTCCATGAGTTGAGACTAAATGTCACCCTCTCAAAGAAACCCCAGGACAGTCTAGAGAAACTTCCCGATCAATCTCCACTGCTGTCCTCTTGGCATGGATCagtttttttttactgtgattCTTGTTTGCTGTTCTCCACGGGTTGGAGGACAAGAATCTTCCTATTTTTCTTAAACCTCCATATACATAAGTGTGAAATATAACTGATACGTACAGCTGTACAATAAGTGTTTGCTCGATACACGATTCAGTAGATGGAACAGGCGGGTTGTCAGGCCGCATGAAGAAAGCCCAGGGGCACTCAGGTGCATTGGGTTTCTGGTATTGTTTGGACTGTAGAACCTCGGCGAAAGTTGACGGATGGTAGATCACAGACAGCCCTTCTCAGACTTCCTAGGGATTCTAGACATTGCGCGGGCATCGGTGAGCCCCCAGAGATGGTAATGGCCTGATCTGGATACCATGGGTGACAATTAAAAAGAAGGATTGGGCGTTCAAGAGACGGGAGATTTAGAGACCCATCAAGGAACTATTGATCTCAGTAGGATGGATGAGATGGAGCAAACTTGAATTAAGGCAGTGACAACAGAAATGGAAGGATGAGAATAAATCGATCTGTAGGaccaggagagagacagagaggtgaagGATTACCTGAGATTCCTGGCTCAGGGTGATGTGCGGGTGGTGAATGTGATACCCAGTCAGGACAAAAAGACCGAGGGGCTCACTCAAGGAAAAGATGGGGCTTTTGCTTTTGTCCAGTTGGAGACTGAGATGTTTGGGGTCACATACGGGATGATGCACATGAGGCAGAAAGGATGTATGGGTCCAGTGATGCTCCTGTGGAAAGAGAGCTGAGAGGATATGTGCAGAAGTCAAGGCACAGCTGTGGAGGAGGAAGCTATTGCAAGAGGCAGGCGATGAGACCCTTGGGTTAGGAGAGCAGTCTTGTTAGGACCGTGGAGGCATGGATCTGCTTTAGGGGTTAGAGGATGCCAACCAGAAGTAGTAAATGGTAAGCTATGGATGAAGATGATGTCACCAGTTTGTTCATTTAACTAAGAGATTCGGACAATGGTGGTTCAGTGGTGGAGAGCTTTAAGGGCTAGGATGCTGGGCATTTGAGACAGCAGGGAAGCCAAAGAGTGGGAAGGGAAGTGTGGACCAAAGATTGGGCCCTTTGACATCCCACAGTGGATGAAAGAGGCATCACTGTGGAGTCTCTGGCTGGTGCTGGTTGTGGACCAAATGCTGTTTTCTTTAATAGTGTAGCCATTAGAGGATGAGCTGTGAAGGAGGGGGTCCAAGATGAAAGGGGACCGCAGAGGGTGATGGGTGGAtataaccccctccccccatgaatGATTATAGATGTGGATGGCAAACATCTACAAAACTGTccaaaatgaaggagaaaaggacAGAACTGGGGTTATGGAAGAAGGGGGCCAGAGGAGACGATGTCGGACAAGGTTGTGCATGGAGGAGCTTGAGCAGGTTCAGTGTAAGAGTGGAAGGAAGAACGGCGTCATGGGGGGACTTGAGGggtgaggaagaaaggagggcaCCACAGGCTTTGCTGCCAGGTTGAATGGTGTTCAGACTCCAGCCCTGTTACATTCTATGGGACTTTTGGCCGGTTAGTTGGTCCACCTGGGCCCCCATCCCCACACTCCTCACAGAAGCATGCTGACGAAGAGGGGATCCACTGATTGGTGAACACAGCACTAAGGACACAGTGAGGCTTTAGTTAAGAACCTCTTAGCCAAAAGCCTTCTATACTTaatttattactgttgttgttggtagtggtgatggtgatgtgtgtgcatgcatgcgtgtgtgtgagagagagcgagagagaaagagagagacagagagagagagagaNNNNNNNNNNNNNNNNNNNNNNNNNNNNNNNNNNNNNNNNNNNNNNNNNNNNNNNNNgagagagagagagagagagagagagagagagagagagagagagagagagagagagttagtttatgTGCATCACATTTACACAAGagcccagagaccagaagagggagtggttgtgagccaccgtgtggctgctgggaattgaacccagactGCCTGCAAGAGCAGTGTTTGCTTTTAACTGTGGAATTGTTTATCCATCCcttcaaaatcttttttaaaatgtttaattacatGGACCAGTCAGTCCCTTTTTATCGGACACTAGTTCTCAGTCAGGGCATGAAGGATCAGCCGCAGTTGAATTCTTCATGGATTGGAGCGGGGCAGATGGCCATGCTCAGCTGTGAAGTGCCCTCCACAGTGACCCCTCTTCAGTGGAACTTGCTGGTATTTGAGTTCCTTGTAAGAAATGCAGTAGCTGAAAACCATGTAGGCTGCCAGCACTGTGTTAATCCCCGAGATCCTGCCTTTCCGAACGCTGATGTACTTGTAATACTGGTCATAACCTCTCCAAAAGGCCCCTGCAATACCACTGGGGGTGAAACCCAACATTAATATCCAGCTCGACAGGTCTTGAAGTTTAACCTCTGTGAGCTTCTTCTCCTTTAGTGGCATGAGCAATGCCATTTTGCAGTTAtggtgtctgaaaaaaaaatctttaaaaaattttagatgTATTGcatttagtcatttatttaatgtgtgtgcacccatgcaaGCACATGAGCTTATGCTGGCCATGTCTTATCAAACCTATATATGCATCATTTAGAAAGGACCCCAGTGACCATACTGATCCTTACCCTAAGGCAAAATGCTGCACTTGGAATGTGAACTTGCTTTTGTATGCCACCTGGCCTGATTCGGGGGATCCCCATGTGATGGATGCTGTTTGTAAAAGTGAGCCACTCAGGGCACAAACTGCTGAGTGCTGACCAGGCACTGCCACCCCCTCCCAGGAACCACCCTGGAGGAAGCTACGATCTGAATGATTATGCTGCCTCTCCAGGGAAGCCCACCATGATTCATCAGTGGGGGCCCAGGTGCACCAAACAGCCCCTTCTCTGTGTCACAGGAGAAGACTCGGAAAGGCTTTCCTAGGGGTCTacctctgtcaaagatcaagtgggaCCTTACTGCGATTGATCACACTTCAGCTTCTCTGGTTTTCACTGTATGCCCTGTTTCATACAGAACTATTCTCAAGGGTGCTCGGTGGTACTCCAGACACACAAATCATCCTACTGGAGTATATTGTCACGGAGCTTAGCTTAAGAGGTCTTGTGTGGTGTTTACAGCTTTTGCCTAAACTGTGAGCTTTAGGAAGGTACCACTTGTCTGTCTTCTATCAGTCAGTCTAGACACATAATAGATGCTCATTAATTATTTCTTTAGTACATAAGTGAACAGGTGTCAGAATTGCACCCAGGAGAGCTCCTGtgaatgtagattttttttttcagagttgtgAATTACAGAGCAGATGATCTGAAAATGCCTTTCGATGGGCGTGAGAGCCCATCTGAGCCCACCCAGGCCCACCTGGCCTGCAGCCACCCTTGGAAACGGCCCCGCCCTTCACCAGCAATTTCCAGGTATCCATCAGTGAAGACTGGCCacaatttataaaatgttcacCCAGGAACATTGGGGCTGCATTCGCCATCATTTCAGTACAGGGAGGTTGTTCCTTGGGGCCTTTAATTTTCTAGCTTTCATTATGGGAGAGTAAAATGTATCACTTGCATtccaaaattgatttttatttcccaaaAGAAgcccataaaaaataaataacttcccaggagggaaaatagaaaaggagaGTCTCTTCACAAGGCAGTctgttaaaagagaaaagaaagctgggAGGGACAGAGCAATCTAAACAGAGAGAttcattctctccccccccccctcagacacaacagaagaNNNNNNNNNNNNNNNNNNNNNNNNNNNNNNNNNNNNNNNNNNNNNNNNNNNNNNNNNNNNNNNNNNNNNNNNNNNNNNNNNNNNNNNNNNNNNNNNNNNNNNNNNNNNNNNNNNNNNNNNNNNNNNNNNNNNNNNNNNNNNNNNNNNNNNNNNNNNNNNNNNNNNNNNNNNNNNNNNNNNNNNNNNNNNNNNNNNNNNNNNNNNNNNNNNNNNNNNNNNNNNNNNNNNNNNNNNNNNNNNNNNNNNNNNNNNNNNNNNNNNNNNNNNNNNNNNNNNNNNNNNNNNNNNNNNNNNNNNNNNNNNNNNNNNNNNNNNNNNNNNNNNNNNNNNNNNNNNNNNNNNNNNNNNNNNNNNNNNNNNNNNNNNNNNNNNNNNNNNNNNNNNNNNNNNNNNNNNNNNNNNNNNNNNNNNNNNNNNNNNNNNNNNNNNNNNNNNNNNNNNNNNNNNNNNNNNNNNNNNNNNNNNNNNNNNNNNNNNNNNNNNNNNNNNNNNNNNNNNNNNNNNNNNNNNNNNNNNNNNNNNNNNNNNNNNNNNNNNNNNNNNNNNNNNNNNNNNNNNNNNNNNNNNNNNNNNNNNNNNNNNNNNNNNNNNNNNNNNNNNNNNNNNNNNNNNNNNNNNNNNNNNNNNNNNNNNNNNNNNNNNNNNNNNNNNgagagagagagagagagagagagagagagagagagagagaggtacataTGCCAGTATGTGTTTCTCTGGAGGTCAGGATGTTGGATATATTCCTTTATCATCTCTCCTCCTATCTCTTTGGCATGAGGTGTCTGACGGAACCAGAAGCTCGTCTTTGGTCAGCAGGCTTTGGAAAAAGCCCATTTCTGTCCAccaagctggggttacaggagtaCAACCACGAGCCTGGTTTCATACATGGCTGCTGAGGGTTGAAACTTGGGCTGGCATGCTTGCAAGGAAAGTTGGCTACCTAATGAGTTATTTTCAGCCCTCTCAAGCAGCTTTAAGTTTCTACCACATTGGCTGCTGTTCCTGTAGCTAGGGTAAGTCACATGACAgttcagagcagtggttctcaaccttcctgatgctgccactctttaattcagttcctcaggttgtggtgacctccaaccctaaaattac
Proteins encoded in this region:
- the LOC110329067 gene encoding ATP synthase subunit f, mitochondrial-like; its protein translation is MALLMPLKEKKLTEVKLQDLSSWILMLGFTPSGIAGAFWRGYDQYYKYISVRKGRISGINTVLAAYMVFSYCISYKELKYQQVPLKRGHCGGHFTAEHGHLPRSNP